In Desulfovibrio sp. TomC, the following proteins share a genomic window:
- a CDS encoding DHH family phosphoesterase — MSPFRKMSQTAGGLMQAIGRGDRWLILINADPDALASAMALRRIMAHKAAEVGIAHVNEVKRPDNLAMMRFLRIPSTPFTPGMCAAYTRFAMVDSQPHHHPAFAGRHYSIVIDHHPVLPDQPSTAEYTDIRPDYGSVSTIMAEYLRGLHIRPGKLLATALVYGIKADTQSFERHFLEADVRAFSALTKHADMTLVRKIISSEYHRRWLKFFSKAFRKMRFVGARGLFVYMDALESPDILVMLADFFTRVHGLSWNMLAAVVKGTVVVVFRGDGVGRNMGHMAAKLFGDIGSAGGHRGAARAEIELAKLGGKPVEEWLYKRLTGHKLPTKEQCPVEFPAHPQSERTARAEAGQQKSALAT; from the coding sequence ATGAGTCCATTTCGAAAGATGTCCCAGACGGCAGGGGGGTTGATGCAGGCCATTGGTCGCGGCGACCGCTGGCTGATCCTCATAAACGCCGACCCCGACGCCCTGGCCTCGGCCATGGCCCTGCGGCGCATCATGGCCCATAAGGCAGCCGAAGTGGGCATCGCCCACGTCAACGAGGTCAAGCGGCCGGACAATCTGGCCATGATGCGGTTTCTGCGCATCCCCTCGACGCCTTTCACGCCGGGCATGTGCGCCGCCTATACCAGGTTCGCCATGGTGGATTCCCAGCCCCACCACCACCCGGCCTTTGCCGGACGACACTATTCCATCGTCATCGACCACCATCCTGTCTTGCCCGACCAGCCTTCCACGGCCGAATATACCGATATTCGCCCGGACTACGGCTCGGTCAGCACGATTATGGCCGAGTATCTGCGCGGGCTGCATATCCGCCCGGGCAAGCTCCTGGCCACGGCCCTGGTCTACGGCATCAAGGCCGATACCCAAAGCTTCGAGCGCCATTTCCTGGAAGCCGACGTGCGGGCCTTTAGCGCGCTGACCAAACACGCCGACATGACCCTGGTGCGCAAGATCATCTCCAGCGAATACCATCGCCGCTGGCTCAAGTTTTTCTCCAAGGCCTTTCGCAAGATGCGCTTTGTCGGGGCGCGCGGGCTGTTCGTCTATATGGACGCCCTGGAAAGCCCGGACATCCTGGTCATGCTGGCGGACTTTTTCACCCGCGTCCACGGCCTGTCCTGGAACATGCTGGCGGCGGTGGTCAAGGGCACGGTGGTGGTGGTCTTTCGCGGCGACGGCGTCGGACGCAACATGGGCCACATGGCGGCCAAGCTTTTTGGCGACATCGGCTCAGCCGGCGGGCACCGGGGCGCGGCCAGGGCCGAAATCGAACTGGCCAAGCTTGGCGGCAAGCCGGTGGAGGAATGGCTCTACAAGCGCCTAACCGGCCACAAGCTACCGACCAAGGAACAGTGCCCGGTGGAGTTCCCAGCCCATCCTCAAAGCGAACGCACGGCCCGGGCCGAGGCCGGACAGCAGAAATCGGCCTTGGCCACGTAG
- a CDS encoding bifunctional adenosylcobinamide kinase/adenosylcobinamide-phosphate guanylyltransferase — MIRLLLGGTRSGKSGHGEALLAAGPLPHRVVATGRACDFAFRERINAHKRVRDPRVAVIEAGAEAMDVLAREAAAGGTVLLDSLDFWLFACHGDTVEANVALARGFAPYGDPGGPELIVVSAETGLGPVAGDAATRQFIDALGALNQAAAALAHDVRLIAAGLSVQLKGNAP; from the coding sequence GTGATCCGGCTGCTCCTTGGCGGCACGCGCTCGGGCAAATCCGGGCATGGCGAGGCGCTTCTCGCCGCAGGTCCGCTGCCCCATCGGGTGGTGGCCACGGGCCGGGCCTGTGATTTCGCCTTCCGGGAGCGCATAAACGCCCACAAGCGGGTCCGGGACCCCCGGGTGGCCGTCATCGAGGCCGGGGCCGAGGCCATGGACGTCCTGGCCCGGGAGGCGGCAGCCGGCGGCACGGTGCTGCTCGACAGCCTGGACTTTTGGCTTTTTGCCTGTCATGGCGATACGGTAGAGGCCAACGTCGCCCTGGCCCGGGGCTTTGCCCCCTACGGCGACCCGGGCGGACCGGAACTGATCGTGGTCAGCGCCGAAACCGGCCTTGGCCCGGTGGCCGGGGATGCGGCCACGCGGCAATTTATCGACGCCCTGGGCGCGCTCAATCAGGCCGCTGCCGCCCTGGCCCATGACGTGCGGCTCATTGCCGCCGGACTGTCCGTGCAGCTCAAGGGAAACGCTCCATGA